The Phoenix dactylifera cultivar Barhee BC4 unplaced genomic scaffold, palm_55x_up_171113_PBpolish2nd_filt_p 000900F, whole genome shotgun sequence genomic sequence cattactcctgatccaactgggccatcgggaagaaagatagggggatcggagatggacttcttggagggtggagattcttttaattttctcctctcggtttcttctcccctcttgggtggtagagagagaaaaggagctaGAGGGAGTTGAATGgttgctgtgctgtgatgttgcagttgctgcttgggtactcacttgaaggggagacggtgggatgggacttttatttattggatggagtgaatttcccataatgcccctactttctcttatagagaggtgcaatttttttattaccTTGACAATGAAGTGGCATGAGATAACCATTTCCTATTCGGcttttgcttgacatggtaaacactATTGTCAAGTATTATCTTAGTTAATTAATCAGTTTCATGACCCTTCTTTTCGAGCAATTACTTTTATTTACtttcatttaaaaattatattaaattaaaaaaatttttaacctatttttattaaatttatatatttttattgaaataatatacttgatagctatctatttctatatcatttttttaaatattttatatttattaaaaaatattattaaaaaaaaggtctCATTTATTGGATTTGTCTTAGGTCCCCAAATGTATTGAGCCGTCCCTGCTTATACGTGCTGCACTGCACAAGGATCGATCCCTTGGAAAATTTTGTGCTTCACCTCacgtgcatatatatatatatatatatatatatcctagaGAGAATCCGTTTGAAAGGCTTACGTGTAAAGTCGAGAGGTGGTCCGAAGTTTCAAGACGTGTCCCtacaattttttcttcttttttttttgttttgtttttgcttCTGGCCCTGACAATTATGACATGACCGCCACCTTATAATTATATCCCATGGATGGATTTGCGGCTGCTGCGGCTCCTCTCTTCCGATAGCGTTATCAGTGTGGGTCCGTGACGAACTCCAGCCGCTTCCTTCGCCATGGCTTCTGCCGCTCCACCTCCCGCCTCCTCCTCTTGGGGGTGCGGTCGTCGACGTCGAGTCCGGTGCTCCGCCGAACGCCAGGGGCTCTTTAGCCGCATCGCTCCCGTCTATGACAACGTACGCACCACCTCCTGCGAACGCGATCTCTTTCATTTTTGTCTATTAATTCGTAAAATTATTGTAGCAGCTGAACGAGGTGCTGAGCCTCGGCCAGCATCGGATCTGGAAGAGGATGTCCGTCTCTTGGGCCGGGTAACGGCACTTACACCGCTCCCCCCCCCCATCTTTCCTTTCCCTTTCcggccttttttctttctttttaattttttgctaccccttctcccccttttactaaaaaagaaggagaagactaTTTACTAgtttttcaaaagaaatagcAGTCATAATAGCAATAATCCTAATACAGAGCGAAAAGGAGCGATCGAGTTCTAGATTTGTGCTGTGGAAGCGGTGATCTGGCGTTCCTCCTGTCCCAGAAAGTCGGACCTGATGGCCAGGTGCTGCTGCTTCCGATTCTCTATTTTCTCCGCttccctttcttttccttcttcttcttctcaattattctaataatagGTTTCGTACTCAGTTGATCCCTGATAAAGTTGCTGGGGGCGCTGGAGTTTTGCTCTGTGCTAGTTAAATCATGTACATAGCAGCTATGAGAATTTCGTTTCTTGCGCCCGAATTCGAATTCCCCCTTGGCGGCCTGGCGTTCCCCAGTAAACCCTAAGTAGCGTCCGCCTTACCATTTTGCATCACGGTCGGGTATGGAGGCTTATTTATACGATTTAGCATTGGATTGTTGCCGAGTTAAgaattcgatttttttttttcaaaaacaaaagagGAACTTGGTGTACATTTCATTTGATACGTCGTGTTTCGTTCTTGGATGGTAGCTATGTTTTTAGGGTCTCCCTTTGTATTTATTATCTGTTCTCAATCTATTTTTGCTCTTAAGTTATTAAGACTGGGCGCCTAGAGCCCCTGGCTGCTTGTCTGCCATGTACAATCTCTTACTAACATCAGACCTGGGAGTTGTTGCACCTTTTTCATATCAAGGTACCAGCTTAACGATTCCTTTACGGACGAGGCGAGTGGAGGCCTTGCATTTGCCTTGGAAAACAATCTAATTAGCGAAGATCTTACATTTATGCACGGAACACAACGAAAAGAACCTGTATTTCTGCCCCCTGTTCATTGGAGCCTCATCCCTTCTCTGCACTCATTCCTCCATCAATCTAGCATCtcgtcatctttttttttttttttttacctcggTTTACCTTGTTTACATTTCCATTCTATAGTAAAACTTTTGCATGTTTGCACCGATGACCGGATAAACTGGTGCCTTTGAAGATAGTGTGGGTGGTCATAGAGGATGCAATTGCAAATATTCCTGGTGTACTTGCAGGAGCGGCCCAatgtatttgggggcctaaggccgttttgtctttgaggccttccctacagtgggccggcctaaggcgaattcacAGGGggccttttttttccattttgtctttgaggcatttcctgcggtgggccttctttgggccgaggccttaggcgaccgcctcagttgcCTAAAGGTTGGGCCGGCCCTGTGTACTTGATATGCACTTttgctcttttcctctctttccactTACGTGttcaggagaagaagaaaaagaaaatgatagaTATTAAAAATGTTTTGAGCTGCAATTTTTTTAGTTGGCGGGTCTTATGTTTCACCACAATTCCATCAGGTGAGCGCTCTTGATTTCTCAAAAGATCAATTGTTGATTGCCACGGCTCGTCAAGATTTGTACTGGAAGGCTTGCTACAAGAACATCGAGTAAGCATCAATTAAACTGGAACagagaaatatttttgaaaCCTAAAGGTTTGTAGGTCTGCTTGTTTCATTGACACCTTAGGATTCGCTTCAGTAATCTGGGTAATTTTGAGCAATCTACTCTTTACTTAATGTATGAGAGCCATTTATGGTATCTAATAAACATAGCTGAAATTTCATGACTCGCCGTAGCACTGTACACCAAGTGCTTCTACTTGGATCTTCTGAGTTACAGATAAACTCTGTATAAAGTTTTTGTCTGTAGCAGTGATAGGACATTGTTTCCTTTATATCCTTCTACTGATATCCATATGTGCTGCATGTTGCAGATGGATTGAGGGTGATGCCCTTGAGTTACCATTCGCAGATAGCTACTTTGATGCAATTACAGTTGGATATGGATTACGTAATCTGCTTGACAAACATAAAGCTATGAAGGAGATATTTCGTGTTCTAAAGCCAGGTGTCTGTATTAAATATTAGTTTCCATGAGTCTGATTGCGGCTGTAAGATTCTTAttcatctcctttttaatgatggATTTTTCAGGCTCAAGAGTGTCTATATTAGATTTTAACAAGAGCACCTCAACTCTGATAACACAGTCTCAGGTATTTAGTTGCCATGATACCAGGACCAGTAGTGGCACCACCAATCATTTCAAAGAAATGATGTAAGAATTGACCAGGCAAAACACCTGGGACAATCACTTCCCAAGGTTTTGACCTGGAATGTCCACCAAATGTGGGAGGCGTGCAAGTGCTGCGCTATACCCCGGTTTGTATCAGGTTGACCGCTTTGAAGTGGAAGTCTTATTTCCATTAGCAATAGTGCCTGAAGTCTGAGGCACCATGTTTAGAATTTCTTGGGAGACCCGGGGATCATGCTTTTTTAACCTGggttaaaaaataatatggtCTTTTCTTGTTTAGGAATGGATGATCGACAATGTGGTTGTTCCTGTTGCAAGTAACTACGGGTTCTCGAGAGAGTACAGATACTTGAAAGCCTCAATTGCTGAATATTTAACaggtttattttctttcttcaaacttatatatttccgTATGCTAACATACTCCTGAATGATATAATATCAACCGCGATGAACTTGTGCACTGCACAGCTAAATCATTTCAACTGGCTCAATTTTGCTGCACAACAAAGTCAATCTAGTTGACAATGAATCCTGGACAAGTGAAACTTAGGCCACTTAATCTGTTGTTTTAGCTCCATCTAAATCTAGGAATCGGCCCCTTCATGAGATGATGTCAAACAGGCAATTGAAACTGTTATAGTATCGGTGAAAGTGAAGCTGCATATTTCTAGGCCTGTCTCATGCCTTTTTTAATGTTCCAATGCGAACGGGTAGACCCTAATTCAGTTCTCTGGAACTTTTCTGAAAGGTATATAAGTGGCTTTTATTTTCTTCGGTGTAAAACCGTTGAAGTTCCAAAATTATGAGAAATACTTTGTACTTCTTAGCATTTATATCTCCATTGCTTAAGGAATTTTGCATCCATTTTGGCCAAAAAACCTATTGCCTGTTTCTTGGTGTTATCTTACGGTTCAACTTTTGTGTGCAGGAAAAGAGTTGGAGAAGCTTGCCAAGGAAGTGGGATTTTCCGATGCTAAGCATTATGAAATTGCTGGAGGCCTCATGGGAAATTTGGTGGCAGCTCGATAGTGGACAGGACAAGCACTTCGGTGTAATTTTGGAATGCTGATTTTTAAAGAGCGTTCGTTTGTAAATAGTGAGTCCTGTAGAACAGTTTAAAACCACATGGTCGGTTGTGCATGGACCTAATCTGCTTCTGAATGCAATGCATAAATATTTTAGTTCTATGAAAGGTGATTGCTGAAATGTGATTGGTGCTTGATCACTGATCAGGTATGTTTCGGCTGCTTCTGGTAACAAGACTGAACTATTGGATGGTTGGTTGGGGATCGCTGATCGCAGAGACGCAGAACCATTTTAACTTGTCATTGCGGTCTATCCTATCAAGCCATGCCACCTTTTGATGCAATTACCATGTCGTTCGGTTAATGAAAGCTTCCGAAGGGTAATGCTTACATGTATCCACACATTCGCACGCACGAATCTACTACTTGATTGTTGTAACAAATTCACAATCCATGTAGAGTCTGACTCCATAAATCTGCTGTGTATATTGTATAGAATAAATGGAAAGGGAAAAAGACGATTAGGGAAACTAGATGCACGTCTGTCTGCCACCTTACATTCAGTCCTTTCACCAGCCACGAGAAGCAGGTCGGGCAGCTGCCCGTGACTTCATATTGCGGGTTTTTCCCCTTACAGATAATTTGCATCTGTTGTTGGAATTAGCGGCCACCAAATGGGGATGGCTGCCCGGATGTTGATGCATGCCATTTTAAAATAATGACCCATATATTTACCATGATCTTTGTCATTCCAAGTTCCTTgaaaaatttattgttttttcatcaacaaaaaaaaaaaagaaattttattttttttccctcaaGAACTTGCTATGTGGAAGCTGTCTCCATCGGTACAACCTCGTCGTTCCACTTCCCTGATTCAGGCATGCTATCAGCACAAGCAGTGTCATTTGTCGTCCAAAAATGTCTAATAAAGAGCACATGGCTATCGATCAATTGGAATAACTTGAGAAGTTTCAGTAGTTTGTTGAAAACGTAATGAAGCCAAACATAATTCAGATATCAATATAGCATTGTGAAGGTCCCAGCATTCAATGATTTTTATATAACATCTCAAGTTTCCGGCCAAGCTTCACAAGCCGGTCTCCCATGATCGGCCTAAATTTTACAGGTAGGTTaacaaaagaaaggagaaagttTTTAGATTTTTGACGTTGTTAATAATTTGAAGCAGTATGACTCTTAGGTAAATGTTTCAGTAGCAAGCAAAATTTGGTGCTTCAATGGTCTCATCAATCATGATCAAAAGTTACACAGCACAACGTTGCTTAGATGCACCCTTGATTCAACTAAGACCGATGGCTCAAATCCAGAAAAAATTTGCAACCTATGCTCTGAATCTTGCCAAACTGTTCATAACTTAAGAGTAATTTGATCCCTAGCAAGGACATCAGTATCAGAAAAACCAATTGATAATCATTCAAGAAAGGATTTTCCCCCTCTTGTTTCATCTAGGCTCAAGTATACTGATTGTTGTACTGTTAATTGAAGATGCACTGGATCCATGCTGCGagtaaattttctttggtgctGCTGATGCATTTTCTGTGCCATAACCGAGAAATGGTGGTGGGGTTGGTTGGGTGATGGTATCATCCTCCTTGAGCATTTTAACTACCGCTGACATTGATGGTCTCAGTTCTGCAGATAATTGCGCACAAAGCAGCCCAATGTGGAGTGCCCTAGATGCCTTCTCCAAGGGAAAATTACCTTCTAGTACTGGATCAACAGCTTCCAGCATTCTATTCGATGTATAACAATTCCAGACCTGAAAAAGGAGCCAGATATAATGTa encodes the following:
- the LOC120107556 gene encoding 2-phytyl-1,4-beta-naphthoquinone methyltransferase, chloroplastic-like isoform X2 → MASAAPPPASSSWGCGRRRRVRCSAERQGLFSRIAPVYDNVSALDFSKDQLLIATARQDLYWKACYKNIEWIEGDALELPFADSYFDAITVGYGLRNLLDKHKAMKEIFRVLKPGSRVSILDFNKSTSTLITQSQEWMIDNVVVPVASNYGFSREYRYLKASIAEYLTGKELEKLAKEVGFSDAKHYEIAGGLMGNLVAAR
- the LOC120107556 gene encoding 2-phytyl-1,4-beta-naphthoquinone methyltransferase, chloroplastic-like isoform X1, whose amino-acid sequence is MASAAPPPASSSWGCGRRRRVRCSAERQGLFSRIAPVYDNLNEVLSLGQHRIWKRMSVSWAGAKRSDRVLDLCCGSGDLAFLLSQKVGPDGQVSALDFSKDQLLIATARQDLYWKACYKNIEWIEGDALELPFADSYFDAITVGYGLRNLLDKHKAMKEIFRVLKPGSRVSILDFNKSTSTLITQSQEWMIDNVVVPVASNYGFSREYRYLKASIAEYLTGKELEKLAKEVGFSDAKHYEIAGGLMGNLVAAR
- the LOC120107556 gene encoding 2-phytyl-1,4-beta-naphthoquinone methyltransferase, chloroplastic-like isoform X3, encoding MARSYVSPQFHQVSALDFSKDQLLIATARQDLYWKACYKNIEWIEGDALELPFADSYFDAITVGYGLRNLLDKHKAMKEIFRVLKPGSRVSILDFNKSTSTLITQSQEWMIDNVVVPVASNYGFSREYRYLKASIAEYLTGKELEKLAKEVGFSDAKHYEIAGGLMGNLVAAR